GCGGGCCTGTTCTCGTTCGTCCCGCTGGTCATCGCAGTGAACCAGTTGACGATTTCGCGGCTGTTCGGCACGCCCGACAGACTTCGCCAACGAATCGACGGCGTCGAGGAGTTCCGCCGCAGCGTAGAGTCGCTCGCGACCGACACCGTCGTCAGTCCGACCGACCCCGCGGCGTTCCTCGCCATCGTCGCCGAGACGATGCGCGACCGGGCCGAGAAGTTGGACGAGACCAGCGACGTCGCCGACGAGGAAGTTCGCGCGGAACTGACGCAACTGGTCGAGGCAGTCACCGAGCAGAGCGAACAGATAGAAGCCGTGGTCGTTGGCGACCCCGAGTTGTTCGTCGCCCTACTCCCGACGATAGACGACGACTACTCGGGACAAGCGACTCGCATTCGAAGACTCCTCACTGTCTACGGCGACGACCTCTCCGTCGAGTCCATCGAGTTGCTCGAAGAAATGCGGGAGACGTACCTCTCGGTGGACGTCGCGCGCCAGTACTTCAAGGTCATCTACCTCCAGCAGGAGTTGGCGACGCTCTCGCGCCTGCTGGCTTACAGCGGGACGACCGCGTTCCTGACCTCGACGCTGGTCATCATGATTTACGCGAGCGGCTACCCGCCAGCGGTCAGCGAGTTCGTGTTGCTGGTACTCGTGGCGCTCTCGCTGGGCGTCGCGTTCGCGCCACTCGCCATCCTCTTTGCGTTCGTCATCCGCATCGCAACCGTCGTCAAGCGAACGTCCGCGCCCGGCGCGTTCACGCCGAAGGGCGAGCGCCCTGCGCACGCGAGGTGACCCATGACGAACGACGACCACTCCCGAACCACCCGTCGCAGGTTCCTCGAACTCGGTGCAGGAGCCGCGAACGTCGCACTCGCGGGCTGTTTCGGCGGCGATGAATCGTCGCCGCCGACCGGCGAGACCACCAACCTCCCGAACCTCGACGAGGACGACGACCGCTGGCACGTCGCCGATTCGCCGACCCAGATGACGCTCTACGACGCGGTGCGGACCCGTGCCGGACCCTACGCGGTCGGCGAGGGCGGCCGCGTCCTCGGGCGACTCGACGGCGAGTGGCAGGTCGAACTGGAGAGTGGCCCCCGGGGCGAACACAACGGACTCCACGGCGCGGACGCCACCGCGAACGGTCGCCACCTCTGGTTCTGCGGTGACAGCGGCGTCGTCGGGCGGTACGCGGTGGGCGACGGCGAACTGACGGACTTCTCGGCTCCGAAAGGTAAGACTTCGACGTGGGAGGACCTCGCCGTCGCCGGTCTCGCCGGACAGGAGTGGCTCTACCTCGTGAACGGCTCCGGCGAACTCCTGCGTGGCAAACACGACGGCGACGACGTGACGTGGGAGTCGGTCGTCAAACCGGGGTCGGGGTCGAGCGCGGCCGCAGTGGCCTTCGTCAATCGCGGCACGGGCTACGTCTGTGACACCTCAGGTAACGTCTTCCAGACCATCGACGCTGGCAGCGAGTGGCGACGCATCGGCATCGACCACGCAGGCGCGAACTTCCACGACGTGGCCGCCCAAGGCGCAGACGACGTGTCGGTCGCGGCCGATTCCGGCGGGATGTTCCAGTACAACGGCTTCACGTGGACGCGGCTCTCGGCGGGCGAGAACGCGATTCGTACCGTCGAGCGCAACAAGCACATCGGACTGGCCGCCGACTCGACAGGCGTCGTCTACGAACTCTCTCGCGGTGGCTGGCAGGCCGTCGGCGTCGGCGACGGTAACGGACTCCACGGGGTCGTTCTCGGGACCACCGACGTGCCGGACGTGGCCGTCGGCGCGAGTGGGACGATTCTCGAACATCCACGATGAGCGACCGCTACTGTGTAAGCAACTACAGTAAGTTTCTGGTTTTTATGTGTTGAAATCATATCTCTATACGAACCCGGCCCGGCCGACGCCCCCTTCGGGGCGGATGACGCTCGGCTTTCCAGCCGGGACTCTGGCACTCGTTTTCGACCTGTACCGGCTTCGACCACTACCACTCGCTCGAACGCGGGGCGTTCGAGCGACGAGTTGCGCAATCGGCACACCCAGACAGACATGATAGGAACACTATTCGACGGTCTCGGTCTCGCGGCCGAGATGGCGTGGGAGACGTGGTGGGCGCTCGTCCTCGGGTTTACCATCACGGGCGCGGTCGAACAGTTCGTCAGCGACGAGCAGATGACGAGCTATCTCGGCGACGACGGCTGGCGAGAGGTCGGTCTCGGGACGCTGTTCGGGGCGGTCTCCTCCAGTTGTTCGTTCTCGGCCGTCGCCACCGCGAAAGCACTGTTCAAGAAAGGAGCCTCGGGCGTCGCCGCGCTCGCGGCGTTCATGTTCGCCGCGACGGACCTCGTGGCCGAACTCGGACTCGTGATGTGGATTCTGCTCGGGTGGGAGTTCGTCCTCGCGGACTTCGTTGGGGGCGTCGTCGCCGTCGTCGTCATGGCGTACGTCTACCGCGAGTACGTGCCCGACGAGTGGTTCGAGACCGCCCGCGAACACGCGCTCGCGCTCGACGAAGTGACCTGCCCGGCCTGCGAGATGGCGGCCGACCCCGAGGACGAGGAGACCGTCAAGAGCGAAGTCGGCGGCACCACCGAGTACTTCTGCTGTGGCGGCTGTCTCCGGGCGTATCGGAATCGAACAGACACCGACGCGGACGACGCCGAAGCGTCGTCCGTGAGCGCGAACGGCGACTGGGCAGACGACCTCACGTCGCTCTCCGGATGGAAGAAAGCCGCGACCAACAGCGTCCGCGAGTGGGACATGCTCTGGGACGACATCGCCATCGGCTTCCTGCTCGCCGGTCTCATCGCCGCGTTCGTCCCGCGAGCGTGGTGGACCTCGCTGTTCGGCTTCGGCGCGCAGGGCAGCCTGACGTGGGTCTTCGCCGGCGCGATTTTGGGGGTCGTCGTGGGTGTCGTCACGTTCATCTGCTCGGTCGGTAACGTCCCGTTCGCGCTCGTGCTGTGGACGAACGGGATTCCCTTCGGCGCGGTGTTGTCGTTCATCTACGCCGACCTCATCATCCCGCCAATCGTGAACGCCTACCGGCGCTACTACGGCAAGCGAATGGCCGCGGTCATCTTCGCCGTGACGGCGTTCGGCGCTGTCGTCGCTGGTGTGTTCGTCCACTTCGCGTTCGACCTGACTGGATTGATTCCCGCCCAAGGCACTACAGGCGGCACCGCGCCACACGGCTACACGCTCGTCCTCAACCTGCTGTTCACGCCGATTTTCCTCGCGCAAGTCGTCGCGACCTACGGCCACGAGGATCTCGGCGAGTGGCTGGTCGCCTTGCCGGGCGTCGTCGGCCCGTATCTCTACGGACTGGAGAAGGCGTCTGGTCACCTCGCTACAGCAGGCCGCGCGCTCACTCACGGCGCGAAAGAACTCGGGGAGGCCCTGTGGCGAGCAAGCCAACTCACCGCGAAACTGCTCCGTGCGCTCGCCAGAGCCGTGAGCGCAATCGGTGCGGCAGTCGCGACGGCCGTGGTACAACTGCTCGAAGCCTACCGGGATTTCCGCGACGCATGAGCCTCGAAGAGTCTCGCGGCCTCGTTGGCTTTCGAGACGTGCTGGAACGCGAACCCGGGTTGTTCACGCTCGCAGTCCTCACGCTCGGCGTCAACCTCTCCGTCGGCGTCCTCGCGCGCTACGTCCCGGCGTATCTCCGGGCGTTCGGTGTCGGACCGATTCTCGTCGGCGTCGTCTGGAGCGGTTGGTTGCTCGCGCGGGCCGCACTCCCGTACGTCGGCCACGAGGCGCTCGCCGACCTACACCCGCGCGCCCTGCTCGCTGGCTTCGGCACGCTGGCGATGCTCGGCCTGTTCGTCTGGCTCGCGGCCCCGCACGCCGAGTCGTTCGATCCGTGGCTCTGGGTTCTCGCGGGCGGGGTCGTCTTGGAGACGTGGCGCTCGCACGGCCCCGGCGTCACCTTCACCGTCGAAGGTCGGAACCTCTCGACCGACCGTTTCGCTCGGAGCCTTGCGACGACACGGACGTTCCGCCGCGTCGGCGTTCTGTTAGGCCTCAGTCTGCTCGTCGTGCTGTTCGCCATGGTGGGCGAGTTCAGGCCGGGGTTCCAACTCGTCGTCGCAGTCGTCGCATGCGTCGGCGCGGCCGCCACGGTCGGACGCATCGTTCTCGGCGAGACGGACCTCGAAGTGCCCCTCCGGTCGCCGCCGAGTAGCGAGCGAGTTCGCTCGGACTTGACGGAGTTGGCGACACAACGTCGGTCGCTGTTGCTCGGCGATACGCTGTTCCGGTTCGCACGCGGCATGTTCTACCCGTTCCTGATTCTCGTCGTCGCAGACAGAGCAGTGCCGGCACAGGTCGCAGGCTTCTCGCTGTCGCCGATCGCCATCTTCACCGTCGCACTCGTCGCCGAGACGCTACTCGCGCTCGTCGCCTCGATGCCCGCGACTAGACTCGCAGACGAACTCGGCTCCCTGCCGGTCGCAATCGGTGGGGTACTCGTCGTCGCGTTCGTCCCGCTGGGTCTGGCCAGTGTGCCGCCGACTCTCCTCGGTATCTCGGTACTGTTCGCGTGTTTCGGTCTCGGCGTGGCGACTCGCCCGGTTCGTCGTTCGCTGGTCGCTCGCGCGACCCGCGAAGTCGGTAGAGACGCGGCGGAGTTGTACCGCCTCGTTCGCCGCCTGCTCGTCGTGCCGAGCGCCATCGTCGGCGGACTGCTGTACGCGAACTCGCCGACGATGGCGCTCGGGCTGGCGACGTCGGTTGCACTGCTCGGTTGCTGGGAACTCCTGCGGCATTCGACCCAATGACTCACGCGCACAAACCTGCCGGACCCACGCGGTGGCTCACGACGCTCGACCACCGCGACATCGGCCTGCTGTACGTCGCTTTCGGCCTTCTCGCGGGGTTCCTCGGCGGGTTCGACGCGCTGATGCTCAGGACCGACCTGCTCACGTCGCACGCCGACTTCTGGGGCCAGCGCACCTACGACGCGCTCTTTACGACCCACGGACTCACCATGCTGTTCCTGTTCGCGGGGCCGGTCATCTTCGGCGTGGGTAACTACGTCGTCCCCCTGCTTGTCGGGGCGGACGACATGGCGTTTCCGCGCGTGAACGCCGTCGCCTTCTGGATGCTCCCACCCGCCGCGATGCTCCTCCGCGCGGGCATCGTGACGGACGTTCTCGGCTTCGAGTCGATTCGGCCGCCCGCAGTCGGGTGGACGCTGTACACCCCGATGACCGCCGAGATGCCGAACCCGGAAGTCGATTTGCTGTTGCTCGGCCTGCACCTTTCAGGGGTCAGCACCATCATGAGCGGAATCAACTTCGTCGTGACCATCGTCGAAGAACGCGACGACGAACGAGTCCCGTGGGCGGACCTCGACATCTTCTCGTGGACGATGCTGACCACGGGCGGACTGGTCGTCTTCGCGTTCCCGATGCTCGGCAGTGCCCTGCTCATGCTGCTGCTCGACCGAAACGTCGGCACGACGTTCTTCACGGTCGAAGGCGGCGGACCACTGCTCTGGCAACACCTGTTCTGGTTCTTCGGACACCCCGAGGTGTACATCCTCGTCCTACCGCCGATGGGGCTGGTGAGCCTGATTCTGCCGCGATTTTCGGGCCGGAAACTGTTCGGCAAGACCGCCGTGGTCTACTCGACGCTCGGCATCGGCGTCCTCGCGTTCGGTGTCTGGGCACACCACATGTTCGTTGCGGGTCTCGACCCCAGAATTCAGGCGAGTTTCATGGCCGTGACGCTCGCCATCGCGGTGCCGAGCGCCGTCAAGACGTTTAACTGGATTGCGACGATGTGGAACGGCAGAGTGCGACTCACCGCGCCGATGCTGTTCTGCGTGGGAGCCATCGCAAACTTTGTCGTCGGTGGCGTCACGGGCGTCTTTCTGGCGGCGATTCCCGTCGATGTACTGCTCCACGACACCTACTACGTGGTCGGACACTTCCACTTCATGCTCGTCGGCATGAGCGTCTACGGCCTGTTCGCGGGCGTCTACTACTGGTTCCCGCTGGTGACCGGCCGGATGTACGACGAGGGACTCGCGAAGTTGCACTTCTGGCTGACGCAAGTTGGCCTGCTGGTCGCCTTTTTCGTCATGCTGTTGCTCGGGATGGACGGTCTTCCACGGAGAATGGCGACGTATCCCTCACAGTTCGTGCCGCTCCAGCAGGTGGCGACGATTGGTGCGTACCTCATCGGACTCGCGCAGGTCTTCTGGGTCGGCAACGTCGTCTGGGGCCTGCTCGTCGGTCCCGAAGCAGCGACGGACCCGTGGGAGTTGGAGCGCGACGGACTGCTCACGACCGAATGGGAGGAAGAACGATGATTCGTCGTCTACAAACCGGGATTCCACCGCCACCAGGACCTCCCGGCCCCTCGACCCGCTGACCGCTCGCACGACGACCGACCAACGTACTCACTCACAATGCCATTTCCCGCAGAGTCGATACCAGACGGTGCCCTGTTCGCGCCACACCACTTCCTGTACGGGCTGTATCTGGTCCTGTTCAGATGCGCCCGGAAGTGGGACAATTACCCCAGGACGGAACCGCTCGTGGTCGCCGGAAGCGCCCTGTTCGCCCTGTTCGGTTGGGCGCACCTCTGGCGGTACTACCCAGTGGCGGGGGCGACAGTGTGCGTCGTCGGCACGCTCGGCACAGTCGTCGGCGGACTCGTCACGACCAAATACGGCCGCCGCTGGCAGTTGTTCGTCGTCTGGAGCGCGCTCGTCGCGCTGGACGACGCGATTTCCCACGCCTTCGGCGTCTGGACGCCGCTCGACTGGCTCTGGAACTTCGCGTGGCGACTCGGCGACAGTGCGGCACTGCTCGCCTGAACCGCTCCTGCGGGCTACGTGAGGACGGCGCGCGATGTCGCGCACCGCTCTGCCCACAGTGAACTGCGTCTTCGATTCCCGATTTTACGACTCCCGACCATGACTGTGTACGAGACCACTATCCCCGGTGTCGGACGGAAGTACGAACTCGAAATCAGCGGCGACGAGCGACTCGCCGTCGTCGTCCACAACGACAGCAGACGCGACGTGTATCGGCGCTCGAAGCGCGGAGAAAACGAGAAGCTGTTCGGTCTCTCTGGCGCGGAAGCGCGCCGACTCGGGTCGATTCTGGAGGGCGCGTACTTCCAGCCAGTCGAACTCGACGCGCTGGACGTGCCGCTCGGCGACGCCATCATCGAGTGGTACGAACTGCCCGAAGACGCCACTCTCGTCGGCTCGTCGCTCGCCGAAGCAGACGTGTGGGGCGAGACCGGCGCGACCGTCATCGCGGTTCAGCGCGGGTCGGAGACGCATCCGAGTCCGAACCCGGAGTTCGACCTGCGCGCTGGCGACGTGCTAGTCGCGGTCGGCTCTCGGGAAGAACAAGCGGCGCTGAGCGAACTCGTCCGGGGCGAGTAGCGTGTCACTTCCAATCAGCGTCGTCCTCGGCGTCGTGTTGTTCGCGCTGGCACTGGCGGGCGCGCTCGCCGACAAACTCGGCCAGCCGGTTATCCCCGCGTACATCCTCGCCGGAATCGTCCTCGGGCCGAGCGCGCCGTCGCTCGTTCCCGGCGTCGTCGTGACGAGCGAGGGATTCGTCCACGCGTTCGCGGAACTGGGACTCGTCGCACTACTCTTCTTCCTCGGGGTCCACGTCGAACTCGACCGATTGCTATCGAACTACCGACTCATCCTCGTGAACGGCCTGCTCGACTTCGTCGTCAACGTGGCTGTCGGCGTCGGCATCGGTCTGCTATTTGGCTTCGGTCTCGTCGAGACGCTGTTCGTCGCGGGGATGGTGTACATCTCCTCCAGCGCAATCGTCGGCAAGACACTGGTCGAGCGCGGGTGGGTCCTCGAAGCCGAGAGCGAGGCCATCTTCGGGACGCTCATCTTCGAAGACCTGGTCATCGCGCTCTACATCGCAGTCCTCTCGACGGTCGTCGTCCACGACGGCTCCGTGGTCGGCGCGCTCGCCTCTGTGTCGAAAGGTATCGCGTTCCTCGCCGTCGTCGCGCTCGTCGGTTGGTACGGTTCGAGCTACGTCGAGCGACTGCTCGACACCGCGGACGACGAGCAGTTCCTCCTGCGCGTCCTCGCCGTCGCCACGCTCGTCGCCAGTGCCGCGACGTTCGTCGGCGTCAGCGTCGGCGTGACTGCCTTCTTCGTCGGCGCGACAGTCGGCCGTACCGACCTCGTCGAGCGCGTCGAGAAGCGACTGGACCCCGTTCGCGACCTCTTCGCCGCGGTGTTCTTCTTCTCCATCGGGTTGACGACGGAACTCTCCGCAGTGTTCGACGTGGCTGGACTGCTCGCGGTCGCAGTCGTCGCAACGACCGCCAGCAAGCTACTCAGCGGGACGCTCGGTGGCCACCTCTACGGACTCGACGCCCGCGGGTCGTTGCGGGTGGGCGTCGGCATGGTCGCGCGCGGCGAGTTCTCGCTGGTGCTGGCCGCGCTCGCTCGAACCGCCGGAACCGGGCGACTCGGCCGCATCGTTCCGGAGTTCGGCGTCGGCTACGTCCTCGTGATGAGCGTCTTCGGTACGCTGTTGCTCCGCCACGAAGGCCGACTCGCGGCCCTCAGCGGGGTCGCAGAACGGGGCACTGGTGTGGGCACGTTGACACGAGGCGAGCAATCGACCCGAACGCCGGAACCTAAACGACAGTGAGCCGACCTTTGCAGCGGTTGTGACGACCATACCGTCGAAAACAGTCCCGTAATTTTAGGCGGCCGCCTCGTTGAACACATTCCGAGGTGGTCATCGGTGAAAGAACAGTCACGGTTGAACGAATCGTCACTAGTGAACGAAGCATCGGTACTGAGTGAACGTCCCATGACAGCAACTGAATCCACCGACGTAGACTCCGAGCAGTGCATCGACCCCGAGACCGACCACAGGCCAGACGAGTCGGTCGAGGGAACCGAGAGCGACACCCAATCGACCCGAGTCAGGTTCTGGCTGACCAACGACCTGCTGGCGTTCGCGATGAACGTCTCGCTGGCCATCGTCGTCGTCGCTGGCGGCGCAGGATTCCTCGACCTCGCGGCAGTTCCACTGGAGATGCGGTTGACCTACCTCACCATCGCGGGAGGGTCGGCCGTCTGGACGTTCGGACAACCGGCGTTCGAGACGTGGCGAGAGAACGGGCGCGGCGGTGCCTGACCGCAGGTTCCGACCGCCACGCCCGGTAGACAGGCCGGAAGTCGGGTTCGACCCCCGCGCGTGGTCTCGGCGGCAGACGCCGCCGGTGTTTGAGATGGGTGTGAGAGAACAACCAATCGACGGCGCGGAATCGACTACTGAACAGCCAGCCTCGGCGCGCCCGCTTACAGAAATGACCGGGTTTCAGCGGAATCTGCTGCTCGCCATCGCGTCGCTCGAAGGCACGAACCCGAACGGCGTCGAGGTCAAGCGAACGTTGGAGCAACACTACGACGAAGAACTCAACGAAGGGCGACTCTACCAGAATCTCCGAGAGCTGCTGGCGAGTGGTGACGTCGAAAAGCTCCCGCTCGACGGGCGGACGAACGCGTACTATCTGACCGACAAAGGCCGCGAGCGACTGCTCGCACACAGACAGTGGGCCGACGACTGCTTGACCGAAGAGACGAGCGCAGACGAGTAAGCGGTGGCGGTACTGTTCGAACGATGGTACTCAAAGACATTTTTTCGACGATAGATCGGATGACAGACGGAAAACCCGACGACTCACAGACAGCCGGGGACAGTGCGACAGACGACGCCGAACCGACGAGCGACCCCGAAGCGACGAACGATCCCGAAGCGACCGAAGACGGTACGACGAGCGGTAGCGAGGCGAGTTCCAGCGAGGACCAAGCGGAGAGTGAAGTGCAGACAACGAGCGAGTGGTCGGCCGCGGAGTCGCCGACGACCAAGAGCCTATTCGGCGTCGTCCAGACCGCGAACGGACCGTACGCCGTCGGAACCGGCGGGAACGTCCTCACTCGGAACGACGGTGCGTGGCACTTCGCAATCCAGGATGGTCCGGCCACGCGCAAGAACACGCTGACCGACGTGGCCGTCACCGACGACGGGAAACGCATCTGGTTCGCCGGGTCCAGCGGCGCGCTCGGCGCGTACGACGTGACCGTCGGCAAGAAGTACGACTACTCCGCGCCCATGGAGAAGACGAGTACGTGGGAAGCCATCGCAGTCACCGGCAAGCGAGGCTCCGAAGAACTCCGAGTCGCCAACGGGTCGGGCGAGGTGCTGACCGTCACCACCGACGAAAACGGCTGTCCGCAGTGGGGCGAGGTCGTCAAGCCCGGCAGTGGTTCGACTGTTCCGGCACTGGACTACGGCGGCGGCAACTTCTACGCGGTAGACACCAGCGGCAACGCCTTCGTGGAGCGAGAGAAGGGTTGGAAAGACATCGGCGTCAGGAACGCGCAGGTGAACTTCTTCGACGTGTACGCGACCGAGAAGACGGTTCTCATCGCGGGCGGCGGCGGGAGAATCTACCGCTACGACAGCGTCTGCAAGAACTGGACGCCCGTCAGCGCGGGAGAGGTCGCGCTCCACGCGATTGCGGGGACCGACGGCGCAGACGGCACCGTCACTACCGTCGGCGCAGGCGGGCACGTCTACGAGCGGGGCGGCAAGCGCGGGTGGGTCGAGAGCGAGACGCCCGTCGAAGACAACCTCAACTCCGTGACACTCGGCGAGACTGACGTCGCAGTCGGTGCGGGCGGCGTCATCGTCGAGCGATAACTGCGACAATTTTTCCGGACGCAACGCGGCTTTCCGGCGGTTTTCCGTACTACGTCGCTGTTTCGATACCTTCGTCAGTGTTGGCCACACTAGCCCAACATCTATGGTGTTGGCCCGAGTACGCCAACATACGATGACAGATTCCCTCTCCGAATCCAAATCTCAATCCGATTCCCCAACAGACACCGCCGAAGTACTCGACACGCTCACCGACCGCGGGGAGTTCGAGATAGACGTGAATCCGCCCGACGCAGAGATAGCTTCCGACGCGGTACGCGTTGAGACGCCCGCTGGCTGGCTCGCGTTCGAGATGCCAGTAATGGAGAACTACGGCGCGGAACACGACCGCCACGACCCGGACGCGGGCGTCTACGTCGATATGTGGTTCGTGGAAGGCTACACCGTCGTCCACGTCAGAACGAAAATGGACGGCGAATCCACCCACACCGTCGAGGTCCACGAACAGCGACCAGCGGAGCGCGCGATGGAGTTGAAAGCCCACGGAGTCCCCGAAAGACGCGCGGAAATCGTCGTCCTCCGCGAGCAGGGGCTGAGCTACAGCGAAATCGTCGAAGAGACGGGGACTCACGGACCGAACCACCGCGGCGACGTCTCGACGCACCTCCAGAAGTTCAACAGACAACTGGCCGACGCCCGCTGGCTCGCGGAGAACGCCTCGAAGGTGCGCGTGGGTCGGAGTGGGGGCACCTGAACGATGGTGGACGCCCGCGAGTACCACGAGCAGACGAAACACGCTCCGGGAAGCATCGGTGGCGACGGCAATCGAATGAATCCCGACATCAAGCCGCGGCCGTACAAACGCTACGCAGACCTCCCACGAGAGTCGATTTCCGCTCTCGGAGCGGTCGCGGAACCCGCGCTGTCCGCCATCACCGCGTCGAATGCCGAGCCGGACCTCGGAGTCGCGGCCACCGAAATCGACGCCGAGACCTTGCACACGCTCTGTCACTACGCGACGGGCGTCACGAAGGAACTGAAGAAAGGAGGCCGACTCCAGCAGTATCGCGCCGCCTCTTGCACCGGAAAACTGTACCACATCGACCTCTACGCCGTCACGGGCGACCTCGGAGGGTTCGGACCGGG
The sequence above is a segment of the Halorussus halophilus genome. Coding sequences within it:
- a CDS encoding NHL repeat-containing protein → MTNDDHSRTTRRRFLELGAGAANVALAGCFGGDESSPPTGETTNLPNLDEDDDRWHVADSPTQMTLYDAVRTRAGPYAVGEGGRVLGRLDGEWQVELESGPRGEHNGLHGADATANGRHLWFCGDSGVVGRYAVGDGELTDFSAPKGKTSTWEDLAVAGLAGQEWLYLVNGSGELLRGKHDGDDVTWESVVKPGSGSSAAAVAFVNRGTGYVCDTSGNVFQTIDAGSEWRRIGIDHAGANFHDVAAQGADDVSVAADSGGMFQYNGFTWTRLSAGENAIRTVERNKHIGLAADSTGVVYELSRGGWQAVGVGDGNGLHGVVLGTTDVPDVAVGASGTILEHPR
- a CDS encoding permease, giving the protein MIGTLFDGLGLAAEMAWETWWALVLGFTITGAVEQFVSDEQMTSYLGDDGWREVGLGTLFGAVSSSCSFSAVATAKALFKKGASGVAALAAFMFAATDLVAELGLVMWILLGWEFVLADFVGGVVAVVVMAYVYREYVPDEWFETAREHALALDEVTCPACEMAADPEDEETVKSEVGGTTEYFCCGGCLRAYRNRTDTDADDAEASSVSANGDWADDLTSLSGWKKAATNSVREWDMLWDDIAIGFLLAGLIAAFVPRAWWTSLFGFGAQGSLTWVFAGAILGVVVGVVTFICSVGNVPFALVLWTNGIPFGAVLSFIYADLIIPPIVNAYRRYYGKRMAAVIFAVTAFGAVVAGVFVHFAFDLTGLIPAQGTTGGTAPHGYTLVLNLLFTPIFLAQVVATYGHEDLGEWLVALPGVVGPYLYGLEKASGHLATAGRALTHGAKELGEALWRASQLTAKLLRALARAVSAIGAAVATAVVQLLEAYRDFRDA
- a CDS encoding MFS transporter; the encoded protein is MSLEESRGLVGFRDVLEREPGLFTLAVLTLGVNLSVGVLARYVPAYLRAFGVGPILVGVVWSGWLLARAALPYVGHEALADLHPRALLAGFGTLAMLGLFVWLAAPHAESFDPWLWVLAGGVVLETWRSHGPGVTFTVEGRNLSTDRFARSLATTRTFRRVGVLLGLSLLVVLFAMVGEFRPGFQLVVAVVACVGAAATVGRIVLGETDLEVPLRSPPSSERVRSDLTELATQRRSLLLGDTLFRFARGMFYPFLILVVADRAVPAQVAGFSLSPIAIFTVALVAETLLALVASMPATRLADELGSLPVAIGGVLVVAFVPLGLASVPPTLLGISVLFACFGLGVATRPVRRSLVARATREVGRDAAELYRLVRRLLVVPSAIVGGLLYANSPTMALGLATSVALLGCWELLRHSTQ
- a CDS encoding cbb3-type cytochrome c oxidase subunit I, giving the protein MTHAHKPAGPTRWLTTLDHRDIGLLYVAFGLLAGFLGGFDALMLRTDLLTSHADFWGQRTYDALFTTHGLTMLFLFAGPVIFGVGNYVVPLLVGADDMAFPRVNAVAFWMLPPAAMLLRAGIVTDVLGFESIRPPAVGWTLYTPMTAEMPNPEVDLLLLGLHLSGVSTIMSGINFVVTIVEERDDERVPWADLDIFSWTMLTTGGLVVFAFPMLGSALLMLLLDRNVGTTFFTVEGGGPLLWQHLFWFFGHPEVYILVLPPMGLVSLILPRFSGRKLFGKTAVVYSTLGIGVLAFGVWAHHMFVAGLDPRIQASFMAVTLAIAVPSAVKTFNWIATMWNGRVRLTAPMLFCVGAIANFVVGGVTGVFLAAIPVDVLLHDTYYVVGHFHFMLVGMSVYGLFAGVYYWFPLVTGRMYDEGLAKLHFWLTQVGLLVAFFVMLLLGMDGLPRRMATYPSQFVPLQQVATIGAYLIGLAQVFWVGNVVWGLLVGPEAATDPWELERDGLLTTEWEEER
- a CDS encoding cation:proton antiporter regulatory subunit, translating into MTVYETTIPGVGRKYELEISGDERLAVVVHNDSRRDVYRRSKRGENEKLFGLSGAEARRLGSILEGAYFQPVELDALDVPLGDAIIEWYELPEDATLVGSSLAEADVWGETGATVIAVQRGSETHPSPNPEFDLRAGDVLVAVGSREEQAALSELVRGE
- a CDS encoding cation:proton antiporter, which gives rise to MSLPISVVLGVVLFALALAGALADKLGQPVIPAYILAGIVLGPSAPSLVPGVVVTSEGFVHAFAELGLVALLFFLGVHVELDRLLSNYRLILVNGLLDFVVNVAVGVGIGLLFGFGLVETLFVAGMVYISSSAIVGKTLVERGWVLEAESEAIFGTLIFEDLVIALYIAVLSTVVVHDGSVVGALASVSKGIAFLAVVALVGWYGSSYVERLLDTADDEQFLLRVLAVATLVASAATFVGVSVGVTAFFVGATVGRTDLVERVEKRLDPVRDLFAAVFFFSIGLTTELSAVFDVAGLLAVAVVATTASKLLSGTLGGHLYGLDARGSLRVGVGMVARGEFSLVLAALARTAGTGRLGRIVPEFGVGYVLVMSVFGTLLLRHEGRLAALSGVAERGTGVGTLTRGEQSTRTPEPKRQ
- a CDS encoding helix-turn-helix transcriptional regulator encodes the protein MGVREQPIDGAESTTEQPASARPLTEMTGFQRNLLLAIASLEGTNPNGVEVKRTLEQHYDEELNEGRLYQNLRELLASGDVEKLPLDGRTNAYYLTDKGRERLLAHRQWADDCLTEETSADE